Proteins from one Cryptomeria japonica chromosome 4, Sugi_1.0, whole genome shotgun sequence genomic window:
- the LOC131875193 gene encoding uncharacterized protein LOC131875193 → MPPKNAGTTREMQELKEKNTRLHESYNSLLAKLEALEPSQRRNVDVGDVSEEEEGDEEFHEAKEETEEQIDPEEERTLRLLKAVKGDKYKVRGDIPIYDGSLKEEELLDWVVAMDAYFDGEGVPDEQKVRLAKTKLKGHALLWWDHEEADRRKRGKTKVTSWDRMVAKLKGNFLPKDYEIQLYKRLQGLRQKEQDVKAYIDEFLKLSIRSGREEDEVVKFARYLGGLRFNIQDELVVANPINVKKCYQLALKVEEKMKMRQDKAIRGIGNNNGRGRGIFPSHKPNNEEEGEVNKGKEQSFSDFRGGFGSNRGRFGRGFNQFSGRCYNCNDYGHPSFKSLEKGATASSSSRRVAYVQEEEVSDSSKAIVCTREVGSSDNMVSNEMVEKLQLERIPHTNPYKVSWVNDDISLLVKEQARVDFHVGEYKESVLCDVLPMECSHILLGRPWQYDNCTLYNGRENTYTLEKNGVQYTLFPMSEDVKGKGKIVMFGKKTLVRAKEIETKPTQEKVLILFLLQDIR, encoded by the exons ATGCCTCCAAAGAATGCAGGTACAACAAGGGAGatgcaagaattgaaggagaagaacACAAGGTTACACGAGTCCTATAATTCCCTCTTAGCAAAGCTTGAAGCCTTGGAGCCTAGTCAGAGAAGAAATGTTGATGTAGGGGATGTTagtgaagaagaggaaggagatgaagagTTCCATGAGGCAAAGGAAGAAACTGAAGAGCAGATAGACCCTGAAGAAGAAAGAACACTCAGACTTCTTAAGGCAGTAAAAGGAGACAAGTACAAGGTAAGGGGTGATATACCAATATATGATGGTAGTTTGAAAGAGGAAGAACTTTTGGATTGGGTAGTAGCAatggatgcttattttgatggaGAAGGCGTACCTGATGAACAAAAGGTCAGATTGGCAAAGACAAAACTCAAGGGGCATGCACTCCTATGGTGGGATCATGAAGAAGCTGATAGAAGAAAGAGAGGAAAGACCAAGGTTACTTCTTGGGATCGGATGGTGGCTAAACTAAAAGGTAATTtccttcctaaagactatgaaattcaattgtATAAGAGATTGCAAGGGTTAAGGCAAAAGGAACAAGATGTTAAGGCATATATTGATGAATTTTTAAAGTTGAGTATAAGGTCTGgtagagaagaagatgaagttgttaaATTTGCTAGATACCTAGGAGGTTTGAGATTTAATATTCAAGATGAGTTGGTTGTGGCTAACCccattaatgtcaagaaatgttATCAATTAGCtctcaaggtggaagaaaagatgaagatgagaCAAGATAAGGCTATAAGAGGTATAGGCAATAACAATGGCAGGGGTAGAGGTATATTTCCTTCACATAAACCAAACAATGAGGAAGAAGGTGAAGTAAATAAAGGTAAAGAGCAGTCATTTTCTGATTTTAGAGGTGGTTTTGGTAGtaatagaggtagatttggtagaGGTTTTAACCAATTTTCAGGGAGATGTTACAACTGTAATGACTATGGGCATCCTTCTTTCAAAAGTCTTGAGAAGGGAGCAACagcatcatcatcctctagaaggGTTGCATATGTTCAAGAGGAAGAGGTTAGTGATAGTTCAAAGGCAATTGTGTGTACGAGAGAAGTTG GTTCAAGTGATAATATGGTTTCAAATGAAATGGTTGAGAAATTGCAATTAGAGAGGATACCTCATACGAATCCATATAAAGTATCTTGGGTTAATGATGATATTAGTTTGTTGGTTAAAGAGCAGGCAAGAGTTGATTTCCACGTTGGTGAATACAAGGAAAGTGTTCTATGTGATGTTTTACCCATGGAGTGTAGCCATATCTTacttggtagaccatggcaatatgacaactgtACACTCTACAATGGTAGGGAGAACACTTATACTCTTGAGAAGAATGGAGTACAATATACATTGTTTCCCATGAGTGAGGATGTTAAGGGTAAAGGTAAGATTGTGATGTTTGGTAAGAAGACATTGGTTCGAGCCAaggaaattgaaacaaaacctacaCAAGAGAAG GTTCTTATCCTTTTTTTGTTGCAGGATATCAGATGA
- the LOC131031241 gene encoding acyltransferase GLAUCE, which translates to MRKYEHTHCLKFAHLPEYTSEAEMATVLSPPNIPFDAQVRVEETVTVYPAHPTERRRMFLSNLDQQVVFTMETVHFFAPNPAITSSEATQMIKDALSKLLVTYDFVAGRLEFDAHDKRLQIDCCGAGALFASASIDLSLSQLHDIAYPNPFFKNLVLQQCHQIRNLPDLPLCFLQVTRFKCGGFSIGLGTNHTVMDGTGTATFMKNLASLASTNNMTIIPYSDRSPLKARSPPLIQYPHLEYVKINDDGTVESSAVFSIVRGPDILPADNVKSIEESPTHIFKLFRLSADFVKNLKKRAMADGVAKCTSFEAVTVHLWKCRAEAVEMQEKEESLMFFAVDVRGRMNPPLPSDHTGNSVYPACATANGGELKKESLCLCVERVKEAIARVSNEYVRSAIDWLQVNKGIPRTEGVIFLSSWLRLGFEDVEYPWGKPLYYGPVVHEKVNLVFLLPNNVDRNGAHVFLALPKHQMLKFEQLFLNPEQ; encoded by the exons ATGAGAAAGTATGAGCACACACACTGTTTAAAGTTCGCCCACTTACCTGAGTATACCTCGGAAGCTGAAATGGCCACAGTCTTAAGCCCTCCTAACATACCCTTTGATGCCCAAGTAAGAGTGGAGGAAACCGTGACCGTTTATCCTGCACACCCAACTGAAAGGAGGAGAATGTTTCTGTCCAATTTAGATCAGCAAGTAGTGTTCACTATGGAGACTGTTCATTTCTTTGCCCCAAATCCTGCAATAACTTCATCTGAAGCTACTCAGATGATAAAGGACGCCCTGAGTAAGCTTTTGGTGACTTACGATTTCGTTGCAGGAAGACTTGAGTTCGATGCCCATGACAAACGCCTTCAAATCGACTGTTGTGGAGCAGGAGCTCTGTTCGCCTCTGCCTCCATCGATTTATCGCTGTCTCAGCTCCATGATATCGCCTATCCCAATCCCTTTTTCAAGAATCTGGTTCTACAACAATGTCATCAGATCCGTAATCTACCGGACTTGCCACTTTGCTTCTTACAG GTGACCAGGTTCAAGTGTGGGGGTTTCTCAATTGGATTGGGAACAAATCACACAGTGATGGATGGTACGGGCACAGCGACCTTCATGAAGAACCTTGCTTCCCTGGCTTCAACAAACAACATGACAATCATCCCTTACAGTGACAGAAGCCCATTAAAAGCTCGTTCTCCTCCATTGATTCAATACCCACATCTAGAATACGTAAAAATCAATGATGATGGCACCGTGGAGAGCTCAGCAGTTTTTTCAATAGTCAGAGGACCCGACATTTTACCAGCTGATAACGTCAAGTCAATAGAAGAATCTCCCACCCACATTTTCAAGCTCTTCCGACTCTCCGCCGACTTTGTGAAGAATTTGAAGAAAAGGGCAATGGCAGACGGAGTGGCAAAGTGCACCAGTTTCGAAGCAGTGACTGTGCATCTATGGAAATGTCGAGCAGAGGCAGTGGAAATGCAGGAAAAGGAGGAATCTTTGATGTTTTTTGCAGTGGATGTGCGGGGGAGAATGAATCCTCCTCTTCCAAGTGACCACACAGGAAACTCTGTATATCCTGCGTGTGCCACTGCAAATGGTGGGGAGCTGAAGAAGGAATCGCTGTGTTTGTGCGTGGAAAGAGTGAAGGAGGCGATCGCCAGAGTAAGCAATGAATATGTTCGGTCCGCCATAGATTGGCTGCAAGTAAACAAGGGCATTCCTCGCACTGAGGGAGTCATTTTTCTGTCATCATGGCTGAGGCTTGGATTTGAGGATGTGGAATACCCGTGGGGGAAACCTCTGTATTATGGCCCTGTTGTCCATGAAAAGGTGAATCTCGTTTTCTTGCTTCCCAATAATGTTGACAGAAATGGTGCCCATGTCTTTCTTGCTCTGCCAAAGCATCAAATGCTCAAGTTTGAACAGCTCTTTCTCAATCCTGAGCAGTGA